The Caenorhabditis elegans chromosome II genome has a segment encoding these proteins:
- the dsb-2 gene encoding Double-Strand Break factor (Product from WormBase gene class dsb;~Confirmed by transcript evidence), with translation MSARGLKVEMYYKLAEKNEAETSDVSILIDGHKRKFAVICNGIGREMVDLHYDSKKFPRIFSRERHLYVMFSESTSDGFRLTFGATEREQFLRIMHSLGCLLDTAIVKFSQQSSSSQPPPMRRDSTAVFNNSYNQYTSFQQASQPRVFSTIKLELSGDSCNSAFQPSQPTGFPDNQLLTIKKSSSNQISLSVEVADKCIQTEDLVDLLADDEYCMRKALRKMIENPSFIKAVAAAENTLQYIPQAEQEGLEDVTEPPINDIFFDRFHQPQLEQHDSVPED, from the exons atgagtgcACGTGGCCTGAAAGTTGAGATGTACTACAAATTAgcggaaaaaaatgaagcagAG acTAGCGATGTCTCTATACTTATCGACGGACATAAAAGAAAGTTCGCAGTCATCTGCAATGGAATCGGAAGAGAGATGGTGGATTTACACTATGATTCCAAGAAGTTTCCGAGAATTTT ttcccGAGAACGGCATCTCTACGTGATGTTCAGTGAAAGTACCAGCGATGGATTTCGATTGACATTCGGCGCAACAGAACGCGAACAATTTCTGAGAATCATGCATTCATTGGGATGCCTGCTGGACACCGCAATCGTGAAATTCTCCCAACAATCGAGTTCATCCCAACCTCCACCAATGCGTCGAGATTCTACAGCAGTGTTCAACAACAGCTACAATCAATATACTTCATTTCAACAAGCCTCTCAGCCGAGAGTTTTTTCAACCATTAAATTGGAACTTTCTGGAGATTCGTGCAATTCGGCGTTCCAGCCGTCCCAGCCGACTGGATTTCCAGACAACCAATTATTGACGATTAAAAAGTCCTCGTCGAACCAAATA tcTCTAAGCGTTGAAGTAGCCGACAAATGCATTCAAACTGAGGATTTGGTCGATTTGCTGGCTGACGATGAGTATTGCATGCGAAAAGCACTGAGGAAAATGATCGAAAACCCAAGTTTTATCAAAGCCGTCGCTGCTGCAGAAAATACACTGCAGTATATTCCACAAGCGGAACAAGAGGGATTGGAAGAT GTCACCGAACCACCAATAAACGATATATTCTTTGATCGTTTTCATCAACCACAGCTTGAGCAACACGATTCTGTTCCAGAAGAttga
- the exl-1 gene encoding Chloride intracellular channel exl-1 (Confirmed by transcript evidence) produces MPTFSLWLPAGSNNVHPCGDPYAHHLFMRCLYHAKHDPTMKFDVKTTNVNKTSQEFKNTGLRRMPGISAEESGETQTFETEDDILDFLEYLKPERGDDEEAENATCDLFRQFARFVKDVEHRDTAFNTELLRLDKYLSEQETKFLISDDVTHIDCLVLTRLHSIRVAAKMLKNYEIPADLSHVLDYLKAGYATEMFRVSCPSDQEIVLHWTELKDTPRLSAKDRAKLVREEPVFSFSV; encoded by the exons ATGCCCACTTTTTCGCTGTGGCTGCCAGCGGGCTCTAATAATGTACACCCGTGCGGTGATCCGTATG ctcaCCACCTATTCATGCGTTGTCTGTACCACGCAAAACACGATCCAACGATGAAATTCGATGTGAAAACCACAAATGTGAACAAGACAAGTCAAGAGTTCAAAAACACTGGACTCCGTCGTATGCCTGGAATTAGTGCTGAAGAGAgcggagagacgcagacattcGAGACGGAGGACGatattttggactttttggagTACTTGAAGCCCGAGAGAGGTGATGATGAAGAAGCGGAGAATGCCACGTGTGATTTGTTCCGACAATTCGCCAGATTCGTGAAGGATGTCGAGCATAGGGATACG gctttcaACACGGAACTCCTTCGTCTCGACAAGTATCTCTCCGAACAAGAAACCAAATTTCTGATCTCCGATGACGTCACGCATATTGATTGCCTGGTCCTGACGAGATTGCACTCGATCCGTGTTGCcgcaaaaatgctgaaaaactatgaaattccAGCCGATTTATCGCATGTACTCGACTATCTGAAAGCCGGTTACGCGACTGAAATGTTTCGAGTTTCGTGTCCATCCGATCAGGAAATTGTTCTTCACTGGACAGAGCTCAAGGATACGCCCCGCTTGTCGGCTAAAGACCGAGCTAAACTGGTCCGCGAAGAGCcggtattttcattttccgtcTGA
- the plx-2 gene encoding Plexin-2 (Confirmed by transcript evidence), translating to MLPESVFLLLISHFLRAVTQPPFETEGVKQKLFHFSGHIDDFIVSRDQQTIYVASLNRLTSLSISNFSIQHEVSLGPVQDSPWCSADGKSCLKDNRPFPTDVRTKILQILPTNQILQCGSVKLGSCSTFNSKLSLITESTIAVAANSPDASTVSKIIDNRLIVAASATKESPYRDPFPAVAIRNLPGLNVENAGDLEGEAAVFLRAAYKNAFKFLYTFTHQHFVFVVAMVTPRESRLPMTTRLIRFCRNDTKFESYSEIELQCRGEDNTNYPFLNAIIQSYDKLIASFSTSSTSPKSSICVFSMQKVKLTFWYNVDRCRSGTDSIRLPHIGRDTKCVNKAHIPLDEDSCELGVGGSIELVEMSTKDIMGKVTSLMAVDQKAIFAGTTTSQIVMFKWDEHHSNQLEEYGRKEVGDGRTGSEVSKMVKFGDFVIVQMPYGIILEELSTCSHHSSCTECLVSVDPLCQWCHPTQSCTTSARCTSPVTSQCPIVDGDPIPSIVSVNSSTPISFNIHHLPPPVGFTYRCQFGTSTSSIKANWTTTGVSCPSEIFTSPNTFEILLLTSISNNPISRHNFTVYDCSGYGTCSSCMSSEYNCAWCSGLHKCSNSCGALEKSKACVKIQPMRLPIAIGSQQEIVLEASNLDTLDRRHEHFCKVNEQVSLAKIASDSIRCGKIQLTLSNTTSANMVVPLSLITRDSVIDIANVSLYSCTNLASDCSSCLALSPSLSCGWCNRQCSHECHESKATAVCDPPRIDKFEPTSGPIEGGTIIKIYGNDLGMSVEDVRGKIYVAGSRCNIVEYHVSNMIACQVDKGVSSGPIRISVGRATVAVAESSELYSFVRTSIFSAYPLYGPISGGTRITLYGQNLSSGSQTSVTVGGMPCPIERVNSSTVLTCLTPSGTRIGKSARVVVHVDHSQTQLDQPFEYRSDPSISSIFPMTSFKAGGRIVYVQGNSLNTVQTAKLFLISSPTPPFYIISDLAPCHIINSTLMTCMTPKILETITRRVEYTRQPVGFHMDNVTAVANLGRRIQMGIYPNPTLSPFKGVRYHQGEQSLILEGHNLNLAAEPNDFKIFIGNERCYVTLVDVRQLVCSGPVRQPKATDERGIPINGDNPLVTVIVGSLRMELGLIEYSDHALPSRLSLLILGLLLFIVVTLTVMCLVFKRRRQEREKEYRKIQLQMENLENNVRKECKQAFAELQTNLVLSPKSANSVNLGPELINFPHFVENLLWSDNNLTSAPSLARTLPVTLAQFHALLSFKGFIFTIVEAAESDVSISTSEKSMLASLLISVLLRNFSYCTEVVVDLLRAHIARSVQNKRAELLFRNSDSVVEKMFSKWMSICLYSHLTPQMNSYFYLYKALQYQTDKGPVDAVTGDARYTINEAKLLRESVDTKTLKIRVIPFEKCDESIDLEVHACDAICQVKQKVASAVYRETPYSQRPRITQFELKYKCPKRGDVKLTDVLPIETLSQKKLPVKLFTLADYGISDGCTLEMSPAVYTAESYRNSLADSGQSSWSSLDRCSPIYSSSKYYHLTNPSSGTMTFKKKSSNDSNLLPKSIPEVYLTRLLTSKGTVETYVEDFLESVLYMHDSSYPPILKFFFDILDREASVNGVSENICQQWKANGYVLRVWANFVRNPQLVFDVPHSISMDANLSTVAQTMMDCFSFSEPVLGAHSPSSRLLFAKDVARLRPLSVDLFKRVKNSPPLGMDELRTELVNMANDVSTCKGSSLALSELLSWVRGNGIRISQLLSSNEQFSQQRLPQKLSQVLHVCLETDNHIYSTISDYE from the exons ATGCTCCCCGAATCGGTGTTTCTTCTCCTAATCAGCCATTTTCTGCGGGCGGTAACCCAGCCGCCCTTTGAAACAGAAGGcgtgaaacaaaaattatttcatttttctggacACATTGACGACTTTATTGTCTCGAGGGACCAACAAACG ATCTACGTGGCATCTCTCAACCGACTAACATCTTtatcaatttctaatttttcaatacaacATGAGGTTTCACTCGGTCCGGTTCAAGATTCTCCTTGGTGCTCTGCAGATGGAAAATCTTGCTTAAA agacaATCGCCCCTTCCCAACAGATGTTCGCACAAAAATCCTACAAATCCTTCCCACAAATCAAATTCTTCAGTGTGGTTCTGTAAAGCTCGGGTCATGCTCCACGTTCAATTCGAAGTTATCTCTCATCACTGAATCCACTATCGCAGTTGCCGCGAATTCTCCAGACGCGTCCACAGTATCGAAAATCATCGATAATCGTTTAATTGTTGCGGCAAGTGCAACGAAAGAATCTCCGTATCGAGACCCGTTTCCAGCGGTTGCAATTCGAAACTTGCCCGGTCTGAATGTTGAGAATGCCGGTGATCTGGAAGGAGAAGCTGCAGTTTTCCTGAGAGCAGCTTACAAGAATGCATTCAAGTTTTTGTACACCTTTACGCATCAACATTTTGTGTTTGTGGTCGCCATGGTCACACCAAGAGAGTCAAGATTACCTATGACAACCAGGTTGATACGATTCTGCCGAAATGACACAAA atttgaatCCTACTCTGAAATCGAACTTCAATGCCGCGGAGAGGACAATACCAACTATCCATTTCTGAACGCAATCATTCAATCCTACGACAAGCTGATCGCATCGTTCTCAACATCATCCACATCTCCAAAAAGTTCCATTTGTGTATTTTCGATGCAAAAAGTGAAGCTGACTTTTTGGTACAATGTGGATAGGTGTAGAAGTGGTACTGATTCGATTAGACTACCTCATATCGGGAGAGATACAAAATGTGTTAAT AAAGCCCACATACCCCTCGACGAAGATAGCTGTGAGCTCGGTGTTGGTGGATCAATTGAACTTGTTGAGATGTCCACAAAAGACATTATGGGAAAGGTGACGTCATTGATGGCTGTAGATCAAAAAGCAATTTTCGCGGGAACAACAACTTCGCAGATTGTGATG tttaaatgGGACGAGCACCATTCAAACCAGTTGGAAGAGTACGGTAGAAAGGAAGTTGGAGATGGGCGAACTGGGAGCGAGGTCAGCAAAATGGTCAAATTTGGGGATTTTGTCATTGTGCAGATGCCATATGGA atCATATTAGAAGAGCTTTCCACTTGCTCTCATCACAGCTCATGCACAGAATGCTTAGTCTCTGTAGACCCACTCTGCCAATGGTGTCATCCGACGCAATCGTGTACGACTTCAGCAAGGTGTACTAGTCCAGTT ACTTCTCAGTGTCCAATTGTCGATGGTGATCCGATTCCTTCAATAGTCTCCGTGAACTCCTCTACCCCTATATCCTTCAACATTCACCATCTTCCACCTCCAGTCGGTTTCACTTATAGATGCCAATTCGGAACATCAACATCATCTATCAAAGCTAACTGGACAACGACCGGAGTTTCATGCCCatcggaaatttttacatcaccaaacacttttgaaattttgttgctAACATCAATTTCCAATAATCCAATCAGCCGTCACAACTTCACAGTTTACGATTGCTCGGGTTACGGTACATGCTCGTCCTGTATGAGCTCTGAGTACAATTGTGCCTGGTGCTCTGGATTGCACAAATGTTCGAATTCCTGTGGGgcattggaaaaatcaaaagccTGCGTGAAAATTCAACCAATGAGGCTCCCAATTGCTATCGGTTCTCAACAAGAAATCGTGCTCGAGGCGTCTAACCTGGATACTCTTGATCGAAGGCACgaacatttttgtaaagtaAACGAGCAAGTGTCTCTTGCAAAGATTGCAAGCGATAGTATCCGTTGTGGCAAGATTCAGTTGACTTTGAGCAACACTACGAGTGCAAACATGGTGGTTCCGTTGAGCCTGATCACAAGGGACTCTGTAATTGATATTGCTAATG TGTCCCTTTACTCTTGCACCAACCTGGCATCTGACTGTTCCAGTTGTCTTGCTCTTTCCCCTTCACTATCATGTGGATGGTGTAATCGACAGTGCTCCCACGAGTGCCACGAGTCAAAGGCCACTGCTGTGTGTGATCCACCAAGAATCGATAAA ttcGAACCAACAAGTGGGCCCATCGAAGGAGGCACAATCATCAAAATCTATGGGAATGACCTGGGCATGTCTGTAGAAGACGTTCGTGGAAAGATCTATGTCGCCGGTTCTAGATGTAATATTGTGGAGTATCATGTTTCTAACATGATTGCATGTCAAGTCGACAAAGGTGTCAGCTCGGGCCCAATCAGGATATCAGTTGGTCGGGCAACAGTTGCAGTAGCAGAATCATCGGAACTATATTCGTTTGTAAGAACATCAATATTCTCCGCTTACCCCCTGTATGGCCCAATATCTGGCGGAACTCGAATAACTCTGTACGGTCAGAACTTATCAAGTGGATCTCAAACCTCTGTGACAGTTGGTGGCATGCCGTGTCCTATTGAAAGGGTAAATTCTTCAACAGTTTTGACTTGTCTAACACCTTCTGGAACTCGAATTGGAAAATCTGCTAGAGTAGTTGTTCATGTGGATCACTCCCAGACTCAACTCGATCAACCATTTGAATATCGATCGGACCCGTCTATTAGCTCAATCTTCCCGATGACTTCTTTCAAAGCCGGCGGAAGAATTGTTTATGTTCAAGGCAACTCATTGAACACTGTTCAAACAGCAAAGCTATTCCTCATATCATCTCCAACACCTCCGTTTTATATAATATCTGATCTGGCTCCATGTCACATCATTAACTCTACATTAATGACTTGTAtgactccaaaaattttggaaacaatcACTAGAAGAGTTGAGTATACACGGCAACCTGTGGGTTTTCACATGGACAATGTCACAGCTGTAGCAAATTTGGGAAGACGAATTCAGATGGGCATCTATCCGAATCCGACGCTTTCTCCGTTCAAAGGAGTACGATATCATCAGGGAGAACAATCACTCATTCTTGAAGGACACAATCTAAATCTTGCTGCGGAGCCAAATGATTTCAAGATCTTCATTGGAAATGAGAGATGCTACGTGACACTTGTAGATGTTAGGCAATTGGTGTGCTCGGGACCGGTGAGGCAACCAAAAGCTACCGATGAAAGAGGAATTCCAATTAATGGGGATAACCCGCTGGTTACTGTAATAGTTGGATCACTTAGAATGGAGCTTGGGTTGATTGAGTATTCCGATCATGCACTCCCGTCCAGACTATCACTTTTGATTCTTGGGCTACTTCTGTTCATTGTTGTCACGTTGACTGTGATGTGCTTGGTTTTCAAGCGGAGGCGTCAAGAACGAGAGAAAGAATACCGAAAGATTCAGCTTCAAatggaaaatcttgaaaacaatGTTCGTAAAGAATGCAAGCAAGCATTCGCTGAACTTCAAACAAACCTAGTACTATCTCCAAAGTCTGCAAATTCTGTGAACCTTGGACCGGAACTCATCAACTTCCCGCATTTTGTGGAGAACCTGCTCTGGTCTGATAACAACCTTACATCTGCGCCGAGTTTGGCAAGGACTCTCCCAGTGACTCTTGCTCAATTTCATGCACTTCTGAGCTTCAAAGGCTTTATTTTCACTATCGTAGAAGCTGCAGAATCGGATGTCTCCATATCAACATCAGAGAAGTCAATGTTAGCAAGCCTCCTGATATCTGTGTTACTTCGAAACTTCTCTTATTGCACTGAAGTTGTTGTGGACCTTCTACGTGCCCATATCGCAAGATCGGTTCAAAATAAGCGCGCCGAGTTACTGTTTCGGAATAGTGACTCGGTGGTGGAGAAAATGTTCTCAAAGTGGATGAGCATTTGTTTGTACTCCCATTTGACTCCGCAAATGAACTCGTACTTCTATCTATATAAGGCGCTACAATATCAAACTGACAAAGGACCCGTGGACGCGGTGACCGGTGATGCGAGATATACGATTAACGAGGCCAAATTGTTAAGGGAGAGTGTGGACACAAAGACTTTG aaaattcgtgtgattccatttgaaaaatgcgatGAATCAATAGATCTTGAAGTTCATGCATGCGACGCAATTTGTCAAGTCAAACAAAAAGTTGCTTCAGCTGTCTATCGTGAAACACCATATTCACAGCGACCGAGAATAACGCAGTTCGAATTGA aatataaatGTCCCAAACGGGGAGATGTGAAACTGACCGATGTTTTGCCAATTGAGACGTTATCGCAGAAAAAGCTACCAGTAAAGTTGTTCACTTTGGCAGATTACGGTATCAGTGATGGCTGTACGCTGGAAATGTCTCCAGCGGTTTATACAGCGGAAAGCTATAGAA attctctcGCAGATTCTGGACAATCTTCCTGGTCATCGTTAGATCGATGCTCTCCAATTTATTCATCTTCAAAATACTATCACCTAACAAATCCGTCATCTGGAACTATGACTTTCAAGAAGAAATCTTCAAACGACAGCAATTTGCTACCCAAATCTATTCCAGAAGTGTACCTAACAAGGTTGCTCACTTCAAAGGGAACAGTAGAAACTTATGTGGAAGACTTCCTAGAATCCGTACTATACATGCACGATTCAAGCTACCcgccaattttaaaattcttcttTGACATTTTGGATCGTGAAGCTTCAGTGAAcggagtttctgaaaatatttgtcagCAATGGAAGGCTAATGGCTACGTTCTCAGAGTTTGGGCCAATTTTGTTAGAAATCCGCAGTTGGTGTTCGATGTTCCTCATTCTATTTCCATGGATGCAAACTTGAGTACAGTAGCGCAAACTATG ATGGATTGCTTCTCATTCTCTGAACCTGTTCTCGGAGCCCATTCACCGTCATCTCGACTTCTTTTTGCAAAAGACGTGGCGAGGCTCCGGCCCCTTTCAGTGGACTTATTCAAGCGAGTCAAAAATAGTCCTCCACTAGGAATGGATGAGTTGAGAACGGAGTTGGTGAACATGGCCAAT GATGTGTCCACGTGCAAAGGATCTTCCCTAGCGCTCTCCGAACTTCTGTCCTGGGTTCGAGGAAACGGAATTCGCATTTCCCAACTGTTATCCTCAAATGAGCAGTTCAGCCAACAACGTTTGCCTCAAAAACTCTCACAAGTTCTCCATGTTTGCTTGGAGACTGACAATCATATTTATTCGACAATTTCTGATTATGAATAA